A region from the candidate division WOR-1 bacterium RIFOXYB2_FULL_36_35 genome encodes:
- a CDS encoding acetyl-CoA carboxylase carboxyltransferase subunit alpha, which yields MKEINNETKNLLYFEKDLKDLYQKITELQKLSEKEDLNLEEEIRMVKKRIDTMRQEIFNKLEPQQIVQVARHIMRPSTLDYINFIFEDFIELHGDRNFGDDKAIVCGIAKLNGQSIVIIGHQKGHTTKELINRNFGMAHPEGYRKALRIMRMAVRANKPIISFIDTPGAYPGIGAEERGQSEAIAKNLREMSIFTVPFISIITGEGGSGGALGISMGNRVLMMEYSIYAVISPEGCASILFRDSSRANEAAKVSKITAKDLLGFGIIDEIIKEPIGGAHNDYEATAKNIKTAILKNLNELSKFSPRELVADRYNKYRKMGIFTE from the coding sequence ATGAAAGAAATAAATAACGAAACAAAAAACTTACTCTACTTTGAAAAAGATTTAAAAGACCTTTATCAAAAGATTACTGAACTACAAAAACTTTCAGAAAAAGAAGATTTAAATCTGGAAGAAGAAATACGCATGGTAAAAAAACGTATAGACACCATGCGTCAGGAAATTTTCAATAAATTGGAGCCGCAGCAAATTGTTCAAGTGGCACGTCATATAATGAGACCTTCCACCCTAGATTACATAAATTTTATTTTTGAAGATTTTATAGAACTTCACGGCGACAGAAATTTCGGGGACGACAAAGCCATTGTCTGCGGAATAGCCAAGCTAAACGGACAATCAATTGTAATTATAGGACATCAAAAAGGCCATACAACAAAAGAACTTATAAACAGGAATTTCGGAATGGCTCATCCGGAAGGATATCGTAAAGCTTTGAGAATTATGAGAATGGCCGTACGCGCAAACAAGCCCATCATAAGTTTTATAGATACCCCAGGCGCTTATCCGGGAATCGGAGCGGAAGAAAGAGGTCAATCAGAAGCTATCGCAAAAAATTTAAGAGAAATGTCTATTTTTACTGTTCCTTTTATAAGTATAATCACCGGCGAAGGCGGAAGTGGCGGAGCTTTGGGTATATCTATGGGGAACAGAGTTTTAATGATGGAATATTCAATATATGCTGTAATATCACCGGAAGGATGCGCGTCAATTCTTTTTAGAGATTCGAGCAGGGCAAATGAAGCGGCAAAAGTTTCAAAAATAACAGCAAAAGATCTGCTTGGATTTGGTATAATAGATGAAATAATCAAAGAACCGATTGGCGGCGCCCATAATGACTATGAGGCAACTGCTAAAAACATTAAAACAGCTATACTAAAAAACCTTAATGAACTTTCAAAATTTTCTCCCAGAGAATTGGTTGCGGACCGTTATAATAAATACAGAAAAATGGGAATTTTTACAGAATAA
- a CDS encoding transcription termination factor Rho → MDIVELERQTLQELYGVAKQLNIQGFRVLKKHDLIFKILETQTQKNGNQFIPKGILEILPEGYGFLRTGGYLPSREDIYVSQTQIRRFDMQNGDLVSGQVRPPKDGEKYYSLLKIEAINGMNPDEARERTPFENLTPIFPLERFTLEHAKCSMASRLIDLLSPVGKGQRAMIVSPPKAGKTTILKNIANSIAVNFPETVIKVLLIDERPEEVTDMERSVKGEVIGSTFDEPPEEHIKIAELVLESAKRQVECKKDVIILLDSITRLARAYNLVTPPSGRTLSGGLDPTCLHRPKRFFGAARNIEEGGSLTIVATALVETGSRMDDVIYEEFKGTGNMELHLARKLADRRIYPAIDIKMSGTRREELLLSEKEIQKMWLLRKIMGDYDEIEATGQLIDRLKEFKTNKAFLESADVK, encoded by the coding sequence ATGGATATTGTAGAACTGGAAAGACAAACACTGCAGGAATTATACGGGGTGGCAAAACAACTAAATATTCAAGGTTTCAGGGTATTAAAAAAACATGATTTAATTTTTAAAATATTGGAAACGCAAACCCAAAAAAACGGCAATCAATTTATCCCAAAAGGAATTCTAGAAATACTGCCTGAAGGATACGGGTTTTTAAGAACCGGAGGGTATCTTCCTTCAAGAGAAGATATCTACGTATCACAAACACAAATCAGAAGATTTGATATGCAAAATGGAGATCTTGTGTCAGGACAAGTCAGACCCCCAAAGGATGGAGAAAAATATTATTCATTGCTTAAAATTGAAGCTATAAACGGGATGAATCCGGATGAAGCCAGGGAAAGGACCCCATTTGAAAATTTAACTCCGATTTTTCCTTTAGAGCGCTTTACACTAGAACATGCCAAATGTTCTATGGCGTCAAGACTGATAGATCTTTTATCTCCTGTAGGAAAAGGACAAAGAGCGATGATTGTATCTCCACCAAAAGCAGGGAAAACCACCATTCTCAAAAATATTGCAAATAGTATTGCTGTTAATTTCCCTGAAACGGTCATTAAAGTTCTACTAATTGATGAACGACCGGAAGAAGTAACTGACATGGAAAGAAGTGTAAAAGGAGAAGTAATAGGATCTACATTTGATGAACCTCCGGAAGAACACATCAAAATTGCCGAACTGGTTTTAGAATCAGCAAAAAGACAAGTTGAATGTAAAAAAGACGTTATCATATTACTTGATTCAATTACCCGATTGGCACGTGCCTACAATTTGGTCACACCCCCTTCAGGAAGAACGCTTTCTGGAGGTTTAGACCCAACATGTTTGCACCGGCCAAAAAGATTTTTTGGCGCAGCACGCAACATTGAAGAAGGAGGAAGTTTAACTATCGTAGCAACCGCTCTTGTGGAAACAGGAAGCCGTATGGATGATGTTATATATGAAGAATTTAAAGGAACAGGAAATATGGAACTCCATTTGGCAAGAAAACTCGCAGATAGAAGGATTTACCCGGCAATAGACATAAAAATGTCAGGAACAAGAAGAGAAGAACTTCTATTATCAGAAAAAGAGATACAAAAAATGTGGTTGCTTAGAAAAATTATGGGGGATTATGATGAAATAGAAGCCACAGGACAACTTATAGACAGATTAAAAGAATTTAAAACAAATAAAGCATTTCTTGAATCTGCAGATGTAAAATGA
- a CDS encoding 50S ribosomal protein L31 yields MKKDIHPKYYKTIAKCACGAEYEIGSTKEKVHVDICSACHPLFTGKQKILDTEGRVQKFKKKYAGVETEERKPQKKRIIKSKSKKAVIKKTSSKVKK; encoded by the coding sequence ATGAAAAAAGATATTCATCCTAAATATTATAAGACAATCGCAAAGTGCGCTTGCGGCGCAGAATATGAAATCGGTTCAACAAAAGAAAAAGTTCATGTTGATATATGTTCCGCCTGTCACCCATTGTTTACAGGCAAACAAAAAATATTAGATACAGAAGGAAGAGTCCAAAAATTTAAAAAGAAATATGCAGGAGTGGAAACAGAAGAGCGTAAACCGCAAAAAAAACGTATTATAAAATCTAAAAGCAAAAAAGCTGTTATCAAAAAAACATCCTCAAAAGTTAAAAAGTAG